A single window of Prochlorococcus marinus XMU1410 DNA harbors:
- a CDS encoding glycosyltransferase family 2 protein, giving the protein MKLSIIIPCYNEKNTIEEIINSVKNCPVIDKEIIVVDDFSTDGTRELLNKFEDIRISFHNKNLGKGAALRTGFQLATGDICIVQDADLEYDPQELPIVISPILEGKADVVFGSRFLSGRPHRVVYFWHSVGNGVLTLLSNFFTDLNLTDMETCYKAFRTEIIKSIKIRENRFGFEPEITAKISKMNLRIYEVGISYYGRTYAEGKKIGWKDGFRAIYCILKYNLFR; this is encoded by the coding sequence ATGAAGTTATCAATTATAATTCCCTGTTATAACGAAAAAAATACAATAGAAGAAATAATCAATTCGGTTAAAAATTGTCCTGTAATTGATAAAGAAATAATAGTAGTTGATGATTTTTCTACTGATGGCACAAGAGAATTGCTAAATAAATTTGAAGATATTAGAATTTCATTTCATAATAAAAATTTGGGAAAAGGAGCAGCTTTGAGAACTGGATTTCAATTGGCAACTGGAGATATATGTATAGTTCAAGATGCAGATCTTGAATATGATCCCCAAGAACTTCCAATAGTTATAAGTCCAATCTTAGAAGGGAAAGCTGATGTAGTTTTTGGAAGTAGATTTTTAAGTGGTAGGCCTCATAGAGTTGTTTATTTTTGGCATAGCGTAGGTAATGGTGTTCTTACTTTATTAAGTAATTTTTTTACGGATTTAAATTTAACTGATATGGAAACCTGTTATAAGGCTTTTAGAACTGAAATAATTAAATCAATTAAAATCAGAGAAAATAGGTTCGGATTCGAACCAGAGATCACCGCAAAAATTTCAAAAATGAACTTACGAATATATGAAGTAGGTATTTCATATTATGGAAGAACTTATGCAGAAGGTAAAAAAATAGGCTGGAAAGACGGATTTAGAGCCATTTACTGCATCTTAAAATACAACTTATTTAGGTAG
- a CDS encoding UDP-glucuronic acid decarboxylase family protein — MKSKINLVTGGTGFLGSHLIDNLMKQGEIVFCLDNNFTGKDENIKHWIGNNNFKLIKHDVIDPIFLEVDRIWHLACPASPIHYQSNPIKTAKTSFLGTLNMLGLAKKNKAQILMASTSEIYGDPEIHPQTESYKGSVNPIGIRACYDEGKRISETLCFDYHREHKIDIKVMRIFNTYGPRMNLDDGRVISNFIVQSLTNKNLTIYGDGNQTRSFCYVDDLIDGMMKLMNSEHNGPVNIGNPDEYTINQIAETIIKLINPSLKITNKPLPQDDPLKRKPDINLANKLLNWMPEVKLKEGLKKTIPWFEAELIRFNKQQL; from the coding sequence ATGAAAAGTAAAATTAATTTAGTCACTGGTGGAACAGGATTTTTGGGCTCTCATTTGATTGATAATTTGATGAAACAAGGAGAAATTGTTTTTTGTTTGGATAATAACTTTACTGGAAAAGATGAAAATATTAAACATTGGATTGGTAATAATAATTTTAAACTTATAAAACATGATGTTATTGATCCCATCTTTTTGGAAGTCGACAGAATTTGGCATTTAGCTTGTCCAGCATCCCCTATACATTATCAATCAAATCCTATAAAAACTGCAAAAACCAGCTTTTTAGGTACGTTAAACATGTTAGGTCTTGCTAAAAAAAATAAAGCCCAAATTCTTATGGCTAGTACAAGTGAAATTTATGGAGATCCTGAAATACATCCTCAAACAGAATCATATAAAGGTTCTGTAAATCCAATAGGTATAAGAGCTTGCTATGACGAAGGAAAAAGAATTTCAGAAACCCTTTGCTTTGATTACCATAGAGAACACAAAATTGATATAAAAGTAATGCGTATTTTTAATACCTATGGTCCTAGAATGAATCTAGATGATGGGAGGGTAATAAGTAATTTCATCGTCCAATCATTGACAAATAAAAATTTAACTATATATGGAGACGGAAATCAAACAAGATCATTTTGTTATGTTGATGATTTAATTGATGGAATGATGAAATTAATGAATAGTGAGCATAATGGTCCAGTGAATATTGGGAATCCTGATGAGTATACTATTAATCAAATTGCTGAGACTATCATTAAACTAATAAATCCTTCATTGAAAATTACCAATAAACCTTTACCTCAAGATGACCCCTTAAAAAGAAAACCAGATATTAATTTGGCAAATAAATTATTAAATTGGATGCCAGAAGTTAAATTAAAAGAAGGTCTGAAGAAAACCATTCCTTGGTTTGAAGCTGAATTGATTAGATTCAATAAACAACAATTATAA